In one Dermacentor variabilis isolate Ectoservices chromosome 4, ASM5094787v1, whole genome shotgun sequence genomic region, the following are encoded:
- the LOC142577902 gene encoding uncharacterized protein LOC142577902, with protein MLPHVTLVNQHEFLLRRMELRIHTLGRFMKPAPEFRITNLVDEWQYTAWLTFTDSTGRQCVGQYCHPDSPRPGSWLNGRVLSFSKLKLFSNKKKIPNPPPITLRCYRTYHIQVNVGIVDDDGHIVSESVVRQSVGADFIAVTSSIFRHPVNRGTRQAR; from the exons ATGCTTCCCCATGTGACGCTCGTCAACCAGCACGAGTTCCTGCTGCGTAGGATGGAACTGCGGATACACACACTGGGCAG GTTCATGAAGCCAGCGCCTGAATTTCGGATTACAAACTTGGTGGATGAGTGGCAGTACACGGCCTGGCTAACCTTCACGGATTCTACTGGGCGCCAATGCG TTGGTCAGTACTGCCACCCGGATTCACCGCGGCCAGGTTCCTGGTTGAACGGCCGGGTGCTGTCGTTTTCCAAGCTCAAGCTCTTCTCCAACAAGAAAAAGATCCCGAACCCGCCTCCG ATCACTCTGAGGTGTTACCGCACTTACCATATCCAAGTGAATGTTGGGATTGTGGACGATGACGGACACATCGTCAGCGAATCCGTCGTCCGGCAATCTGTTGGTGCCGACTTCATTGCCGTCACCAGCAGCATTTTTAG gCATCCAGTCAACAGGGGTACAAGACAGGCACGCTAA